One region of Armigeres subalbatus isolate Guangzhou_Male chromosome 3, GZ_Asu_2, whole genome shotgun sequence genomic DNA includes:
- the LOC134226620 gene encoding uncharacterized protein LOC134226620, whose translation MPFVVVQTKKNKKARPTMTVVPSTWAKNNTVYWPTANLVTLSYDEHSQPEETWQSQKCKIIGSGPTYTDADNIMKRLEVVTDSEDAAEISRATRATPGSKKAKFSSKTYQLKVTPASSKHQLQD comes from the exons atgcCTTTCGTCGTGGTCCAAactaaaaagaataaaaaggCCAGGCCTACTATGACGGTAGTTCCATCGACGTGGGCCAAGAACAATACAGTTTATTGGCCAACTGCCAATTTGGTTACACTGTCCTATGATGAACATTCGCAACCAGAAGAGACGTGGCAATCACAAAAGTGTAAAATAATAGGAAGTGGACCAACGTATACTGATGCCGATAATATCATGAAAAGGCTCGAAGTGGTGACAGATTCCGAGGATGCGGCGGAGATCAGCCGTGCCACGAGAGCAACACCCGGATCAAAAAAAGCTAAATTTTCATCGAAAACGTATCAGCTGAAGGTTACCCCGGCTTCTTCGAAGCATCAGCTGCAG GACTAA